Proteins co-encoded in one Paraburkholderia terrae genomic window:
- a CDS encoding sulfate adenylyltransferase subunit 1: MMSIHQPEDLGVLRFITAGSVDDGKSTLIGRLLYDSKAVLSDQLSALSRAKNKRTVGDEIDLSLLTDGLEAEREQGITIDVAYRYFATAKRKFIIADTPGHEQYTRNMVTGASTAHAAIILVDATRVTFEDGVAQLLPQTKRHSAIVKLLGLQHAIVAINKMDLVDYSEARFNEIRDAYVTLARQLGLADVRFVPVSALKGDNIVTASERMPWYAGEPLLDLLEALPVELPTDQGLRFPVQWVARQDGSQADDFRGYMGRVESGEVKLGDSIVVLPANRQATVAEIIAPVPGGTAQVDRAFAGQTVTIRLAEDVDVSRGDTFVLATGVVQPAKKLEADLCWFDDTPLSTARKYLLKQTTSTVFARIGGIQQVLDVHTLSHATDRHELAMNDIGRVSLTLQKPIVADEYDTHPGTGAFVLIDEATHHTVAAGMIRSFSA; the protein is encoded by the coding sequence ATTATGAGCATTCATCAACCTGAAGACCTCGGCGTACTTCGATTCATCACGGCAGGCAGCGTCGACGACGGCAAGAGCACGCTGATTGGCCGCCTGCTGTATGACAGCAAGGCTGTGCTGTCGGATCAGCTGTCGGCGTTGTCGCGCGCGAAGAACAAGCGCACGGTCGGCGACGAAATCGATCTGTCGCTGCTGACGGACGGCCTCGAAGCCGAACGCGAGCAGGGCATCACGATCGACGTCGCGTACCGCTACTTCGCCACCGCGAAGCGCAAGTTCATCATCGCCGACACGCCGGGCCACGAGCAGTACACGCGCAACATGGTGACGGGCGCATCGACGGCGCACGCCGCGATCATTCTCGTCGACGCGACGCGCGTCACGTTCGAGGACGGCGTCGCGCAACTGCTGCCGCAGACCAAGCGCCATAGCGCGATCGTCAAGTTGCTGGGCCTGCAGCACGCGATCGTCGCGATCAACAAGATGGATCTCGTCGACTACAGCGAAGCGCGCTTCAACGAGATCCGCGACGCGTATGTCACGCTGGCGCGTCAACTCGGCCTCGCCGATGTACGCTTCGTGCCCGTATCGGCACTGAAGGGCGACAACATCGTGACGGCGAGCGAGCGCATGCCGTGGTATGCGGGCGAGCCGTTGCTCGACTTGCTCGAAGCGCTGCCCGTCGAACTGCCGACGGATCAGGGACTGCGTTTCCCGGTGCAATGGGTCGCGCGTCAGGACGGCAGCCAGGCCGACGATTTCCGTGGCTACATGGGCCGTGTCGAATCGGGCGAAGTGAAGCTCGGCGATTCGATCGTCGTGTTGCCGGCGAACCGTCAGGCGACCGTTGCCGAGATCATCGCGCCCGTGCCGGGCGGCACGGCGCAAGTGGACCGCGCATTCGCGGGCCAGACGGTGACGATCCGCCTCGCGGAAGACGTCGACGTGTCGCGCGGCGATACGTTCGTGCTGGCAACGGGTGTCGTGCAACCGGCGAAGAAGCTCGAAGCGGACTTGTGCTGGTTCGACGACACGCCGCTGTCGACGGCCCGCAAGTATCTGCTGAAGCAGACCACGAGCACGGTGTTTGCGCGTATCGGCGGCATCCAGCAGGTGCTCGACGTTCACACGCTGTCGCATGCGACGGACCGTCATGAACTGGCGATGAACGATATTGGCCGCGTGTCGCTGACGCTGCAAAAGCCGATCGTCGCCGACGAGTACGACACGCATCCGGGCACGGGCGCCTTTGTGCTGATCGACGAAGCAACGCATCACACGGTCGCGGCCGGCATGATTCGTTCTTTCTCCGCTTGA
- the lptG gene encoding LPS export ABC transporter permease LptG: MRIYEKYFARQVYLTFVFILFAFSGLFFFFDLINELNSVGHGNYKFQYAVLRVALQTPSRFYEIIPVAALISAIYVFAQMAANSEYTIFRVSGLATNQALRSLLKIGIPLVFLTYIIGEVVGPYTDQLSERVRLEALGSSVSSNFESGVWVKDTLTARADGEQVTRFVNVGQLQPDATISNVRIYEFDSKFRLSNVRIAKSGKYQPPGHWLLTDVTDTQLIDVAQDASKPADALNPVYRAKQVTLPEYSLRSELTPQILSVLLVAPERMSMFNLFRYIQHLTENHQDTQRYEIALWRKVLYPFAVFVMLVLSLPFAYLHTRAGVVGVKVFGGIMLGMSFQLFNTLFSHIGNLNTWPAPLTAATPGLIYLVLGLVGLKWVDRH, encoded by the coding sequence ATGCGCATCTATGAAAAGTATTTCGCGCGTCAGGTTTACCTCACGTTCGTCTTCATCCTGTTCGCGTTTTCGGGTCTGTTCTTTTTCTTCGACCTGATCAACGAGCTGAACTCGGTCGGCCACGGCAACTACAAGTTTCAGTACGCCGTGCTGCGCGTCGCGCTGCAGACGCCGTCGCGCTTTTACGAAATCATTCCCGTCGCGGCGTTGATCAGCGCGATCTACGTGTTCGCGCAGATGGCGGCGAATTCCGAGTACACGATTTTCCGCGTGTCCGGTCTCGCGACGAATCAGGCGCTGCGTTCGCTGCTGAAGATCGGCATTCCGCTCGTGTTCCTCACGTACATCATCGGGGAAGTGGTCGGGCCGTACACGGATCAGTTGTCGGAGCGCGTGCGTCTGGAGGCGCTTGGCTCGTCGGTGTCGAGCAACTTCGAGTCGGGCGTCTGGGTGAAGGACACGCTGACGGCGCGTGCCGACGGCGAGCAGGTGACGCGCTTCGTGAACGTCGGGCAGTTGCAGCCGGACGCGACCATCTCGAACGTGCGTATCTACGAATTCGATTCGAAGTTCCGTCTGTCGAACGTGCGTATTGCGAAGTCGGGCAAGTATCAGCCGCCCGGCCACTGGCTGTTGACTGACGTTACGGATACGCAACTGATCGACGTCGCGCAGGACGCCAGCAAGCCCGCCGATGCGTTGAACCCGGTGTATCGCGCGAAGCAGGTGACGTTGCCTGAATACTCGCTGCGCTCGGAATTGACGCCGCAGATTTTGTCGGTGCTGCTGGTCGCGCCGGAACGGATGTCGATGTTCAATCTGTTCCGTTATATCCAGCACTTGACCGAAAACCATCAGGACACGCAACGGTATGAGATCGCGTTGTGGCGCAAGGTGCTGTATCCGTTTGCGGTGTTCGTGATGCTGGTGTTGTCGTTGCCGTTTGCTTATCTGCACACGCGCGCGGGCGTGGTTGGAGTGAAGGTATTCGGCGGGATCATGCTCGGGATGAGCTTTCAGCTGTTCAATACGCTGTTCTCGCATATCGGGAATCTGAATACGTGGCCAGCGCCGTTGACGGCGGCGACGCCGGGGTTGATCTATCTCGTGCTCGGGTTAGTCGGCCTAAAATGGGTTGACCGGCATTAG
- a CDS encoding DUF934 domain-containing protein, producing MASIIKDRAIVNDDFTVVRAAEDGTLPEVGALPAGKVIVPFALWQASRDELTASRSAQEIGVWLAPDSEPADIVADFDKIALIAVDFPVFRDGRGYSTARLLRERYGFKGEIRAIGDVLRDQLRFYERCGFNAYALREDKDIHDALKAFTEFTVQYQGAFDDPSPLFRHREAAAAAQKASV from the coding sequence ATGGCATCGATTATCAAGGACCGCGCAATCGTCAACGACGACTTCACGGTAGTCCGCGCAGCTGAAGACGGCACGTTGCCCGAAGTCGGCGCGTTGCCGGCTGGCAAAGTGATCGTCCCGTTCGCGTTGTGGCAGGCGTCGCGCGACGAGCTGACGGCTTCGCGCAGCGCGCAGGAAATCGGCGTGTGGCTCGCGCCGGACAGCGAACCCGCTGACATCGTCGCGGACTTCGACAAGATCGCGCTGATCGCGGTGGACTTCCCGGTGTTCCGCGACGGACGCGGCTACAGCACGGCGCGTCTGCTGCGCGAGCGTTATGGCTTCAAGGGCGAGATTCGCGCGATCGGCGACGTGCTGCGCGACCAGTTGCGCTTTTACGAACGTTGCGGCTTCAACGCGTACGCACTGCGCGAAGACAAGGACATCCACGACGCGCTGAAGGCGTTCACCGAATTCACTGTCCAGTATCAAGGTGCATTCGACGATCCTTCGCCACTCTTTCGCCATCGCGAAGCGGCCGCTGCCGCGCAGAAGGCGTCGGTATGA
- the bla gene encoding class A beta-lactamase, translating to MPFSSLRRSLLIALTAGPAIGVRAQPASSVSVNLAARERFEKLEASSGGRLGVAALNTADGSYVGYRESERFPMCSTFKLLVVALVLKRSMAERSLLDERVRYGDADLVANSPVTKRHVGEGMTIGELSAAALQHSDNTAAKLLLTAVGGPEVLNQFALSIGDEWFDLLRGEPEVNASVPGDMRDTTTPRAMMLDVQKLLLADDVLGPQQREQLKAWMLGNVTGAARIRAAVPGSGWLVADKTGSGDYGTANDVAVVYPPSAAPFVVAVYFTGVMPKQTLPRDEVVVEAARIVFDVMK from the coding sequence ATGCCTTTTTCTTCTTTGCGTCGTTCTTTACTGATTGCGCTTACAGCCGGTCCCGCGATCGGCGTGCGTGCGCAGCCGGCTTCGTCTGTCTCGGTCAATCTCGCCGCGCGCGAGCGGTTCGAAAAACTGGAGGCGTCGAGCGGTGGGCGCCTTGGTGTGGCTGCGCTCAATACGGCGGACGGGTCGTATGTCGGCTATCGCGAGTCGGAGCGGTTTCCGATGTGCAGCACGTTCAAGCTGCTTGTCGTTGCGCTGGTTTTGAAACGCAGCATGGCCGAACGTAGTCTGCTCGACGAGCGTGTTCGATACGGTGACGCCGATCTTGTCGCGAACTCGCCTGTTACGAAGCGGCACGTGGGGGAGGGCATGACCATCGGCGAACTGAGTGCCGCGGCGCTGCAGCACAGCGATAACACGGCGGCTAAGCTGCTGCTGACGGCTGTCGGCGGACCGGAGGTGTTGAACCAGTTCGCGCTTTCGATTGGGGATGAGTGGTTTGATCTGTTGCGCGGGGAGCCCGAGGTTAATGCTTCCGTGCCGGGCGATATGCGGGATACCACGACGCCGCGGGCGATGATGCTCGATGTGCAGAAGCTTCTGCTTGCTGATGATGTGCTGGGTCCGCAGCAGCGGGAGCAATTGAAGGCATGGATGCTCGGCAATGTTACTGGCGCGGCTCGGATTCGGGCTGCCGTGCCGGGTTCTGGATGGCTGGTCGCCGATAAGACCGGGAGCGGGGATTACGGGACGGCTAATGATGTGGCTGTTGTGTATCCGCCTTCGGCGGCGCCTTTTGTTGTCGCTGTCTATTTCACTGGTGTGATGCCCAAACAGACGCTGCCGCGCGATGAAGTTGTAGTTGAGGCTGCGCGGATTGTGTTTGATGTGATGAAGTGA
- the cysD gene encoding sulfate adenylyltransferase subunit CysD, producing MSTTLDSTVNPLNVTANRMDHLDWLEAESIHILRELVAECSKPALLFSGGKDSVVVLALALKAFGLGANRKTQLPFPLVHIDTGHNYDEVIDFRDRRAKEIGAELVVGHVEDSIKKGTVRLRRETDSRNAAQAVTLLETIEQYGYTAMIGGARRDEEKARAKERIFSFRDEFGQWDPKAQRPELWSLFNARLHQGEHLRVFPISNWTELDVWQYIARENLELPSIYYAHKREIVRRNGLLVPVTPLTPIREGESSEEAVVRFRTVGDISCTCPVESDADDLEKIIAETAVTEITERGATRMDDQASEAAMETRKKQGYF from the coding sequence ATGAGCACGACGCTCGATTCCACTGTCAACCCGCTGAACGTCACGGCGAACCGGATGGACCATCTCGACTGGCTCGAGGCTGAGTCGATTCACATCCTGCGCGAACTCGTTGCCGAGTGCAGCAAGCCGGCGCTGTTGTTCTCGGGCGGCAAGGATTCCGTCGTCGTGCTGGCGCTCGCGTTGAAGGCGTTCGGCCTCGGCGCGAACCGCAAGACGCAGCTGCCGTTCCCGCTCGTGCATATCGACACGGGTCACAACTATGACGAAGTGATCGACTTCCGCGATCGCCGCGCGAAGGAAATCGGCGCGGAACTCGTGGTCGGCCACGTCGAAGATTCGATCAAGAAAGGCACCGTGCGTCTGCGCCGCGAGACGGATTCGCGCAACGCCGCGCAAGCCGTCACGCTGCTCGAAACGATCGAGCAATACGGCTACACGGCGATGATCGGCGGAGCGCGCCGCGATGAAGAAAAGGCGCGTGCGAAAGAGCGCATCTTCTCGTTCCGCGACGAGTTCGGCCAGTGGGACCCGAAGGCGCAGCGCCCCGAACTGTGGAGCCTGTTTAACGCGCGTCTGCATCAAGGCGAGCATCTGCGCGTGTTCCCGATCTCGAACTGGACGGAACTCGACGTGTGGCAATACATCGCCCGCGAGAACCTCGAACTGCCGTCCATCTACTACGCGCACAAGCGCGAGATCGTGCGCCGCAACGGCCTGCTCGTGCCCGTGACGCCGCTCACGCCGATCCGCGAAGGCGAGTCGAGCGAAGAGGCAGTGGTCCGTTTCCGTACCGTGGGCGACATCAGCTGCACGTGCCCCGTTGAAAGCGATGCGGACGATCTGGAAAAGATCATCGCCGAAACGGCCGTGACGGAAATCACGGAACGCGGCGCGACTCGCATGGACGACCAGGCGTCGGAAGCGGCGATGGAAACGCGCAAGAAACAAGGTTATTTCTAA
- a CDS encoding nitrite/sulfite reductase: MYQYDQYDQTIVDERVAQYADQVRRRLSGELSEEEFRPLRLQNGLYMQRHAYMHRIAIPYGNLRSDQLRMLATIAREHDRGYGHFSTRSNIQYNWIQLEETPEILRKLASVQMHGIQTSGNCIRNITADQFAGVAPDEIVDPRPWAEIMRQWSTFHPEFAWLPRKFKIAVSGTKEDRAAVQIHDLGVYLKKNDAGEVVASILAGGGLGRTPIIGAIIKEDLPWQHLLTYCEAVLRVYNRYGRRDNLYKARIKILVKALSPAKFAQQVDEEWQHLKDGPSTLTEAEVARVSQYFEPPVYEKLPDTDASFEKHLLESKPFARWVERNVRPHRVSGYSSVTISLKPRDIAPGDATDTQMNAVADWADEYSLGEIRVSHEQNLILANVKKRDLYALWEKAKAQGFAMPNIGLLTDIIACPGGDFCSLANAKSIPIAQAIQQRFDDADFVYDLGDLSLNISGCMNSCGHHHVGNIGVLGVDKDGSEWYQVSLGGEQGTGHDGAKLGRVIGPSFSAEEMPDVVSKVIDTFVENRIDGERFIDTYNRIGLAPFKERVYASRQPAHA; the protein is encoded by the coding sequence ATGTACCAATACGATCAGTACGACCAGACCATCGTCGACGAACGCGTCGCGCAGTATGCCGACCAGGTTCGCCGCCGCCTGTCGGGCGAATTGAGCGAAGAAGAGTTCCGCCCGCTGCGCCTGCAAAACGGCCTGTATATGCAGCGCCACGCGTACATGCACCGCATCGCGATTCCGTACGGCAACCTGCGCAGCGACCAGTTGCGCATGCTTGCGACGATCGCACGCGAGCACGACCGCGGCTACGGCCATTTCTCGACGCGCTCGAACATCCAGTACAACTGGATCCAGCTCGAAGAAACGCCTGAAATCCTCCGCAAGCTCGCGTCCGTCCAGATGCACGGCATCCAGACGTCGGGTAACTGTATCCGCAACATCACGGCCGATCAGTTCGCGGGCGTCGCGCCCGACGAAATCGTCGATCCGCGTCCGTGGGCGGAAATCATGCGCCAATGGTCGACCTTCCATCCGGAATTCGCGTGGCTGCCCCGCAAGTTCAAGATTGCCGTGTCGGGTACGAAGGAAGACCGCGCAGCCGTGCAGATCCATGATCTGGGTGTCTATCTGAAGAAGAACGACGCGGGTGAAGTGGTCGCCAGCATCCTCGCGGGCGGCGGTCTGGGCCGCACCCCGATCATCGGCGCGATCATCAAGGAAGACCTGCCCTGGCAGCACCTGCTGACGTACTGCGAAGCCGTGCTGCGCGTGTACAACCGCTACGGCCGCCGCGACAACCTGTATAAGGCGCGCATCAAGATTCTCGTGAAGGCGTTGTCGCCCGCGAAGTTCGCGCAGCAGGTCGACGAAGAATGGCAACACCTGAAGGACGGCCCGTCGACGCTGACGGAAGCGGAAGTCGCGCGCGTGTCGCAATACTTCGAGCCGCCTGTCTATGAAAAGCTGCCGGACACGGACGCTTCGTTCGAGAAGCATCTGCTCGAAAGCAAGCCGTTCGCCCGCTGGGTCGAGCGCAATGTGCGCCCGCATCGCGTGTCGGGCTATTCGTCGGTGACGATTTCGCTGAAGCCGCGCGACATCGCGCCCGGCGACGCGACGGACACGCAGATGAACGCCGTCGCCGATTGGGCTGACGAGTACTCGCTCGGCGAAATTCGCGTCTCGCACGAACAGAACCTGATTCTCGCCAACGTGAAGAAGCGCGATCTGTACGCGCTGTGGGAAAAGGCCAAGGCGCAAGGCTTCGCGATGCCGAATATCGGTCTGCTGACCGACATCATCGCGTGCCCGGGCGGCGATTTCTGCTCGCTCGCGAACGCGAAGTCGATTCCGATTGCGCAGGCTATCCAGCAACGTTTCGACGACGCTGACTTCGTCTATGACCTCGGCGACCTGTCGCTGAACATCTCGGGCTGCATGAACTCGTGCGGTCACCATCACGTCGGCAACATCGGCGTGCTGGGCGTGGACAAGGACGGCTCCGAGTGGTACCAGGTGTCGCTCGGCGGCGAGCAGGGCACGGGTCATGACGGTGCGAAGCTCGGCCGCGTGATCGGCCCGTCGTTCTCGGCGGAAGAAATGCCGGACGTGGTGTCGAAGGTGATCGATACGTTCGTCGAAAACCGTATTGACGGCGAACGCTTCATCGACACGTACAACCGCATTGGACTCGCGCCGTTCAAGGAACGCGTGTACGCATCGCGTCAGCCGGCTCACGCGTAA
- the cobA gene encoding uroporphyrinogen-III C-methyltransferase, which produces MGKVYLIGAGPGAADLITVRGARLLGLADVVLHDALVEPAMLDYAPHARKIAVGKRCGQRSTAQHFINKQIVDAAREHGVVVRLKGGDPMLFGRADEEMRALEAAGIEYEVVPGITAALASAASLRRSLTLRGVSRSVALATHSRAPDSAEIREQVNADSLVFYMGRDSAPEIAQQLIDAGRPGSTPVAIVEACSTPRERMLTLTLEGLAAGDAQLWLDASQPSLLMIGDAFAERVTQSEPESAVEQGQPELRVA; this is translated from the coding sequence ATGGGTAAGGTGTATCTGATCGGCGCCGGGCCAGGCGCTGCGGACCTGATCACGGTTCGCGGCGCGCGGCTGCTGGGACTCGCCGATGTCGTGCTGCACGATGCGCTGGTCGAGCCGGCGATGCTCGACTACGCGCCGCATGCGCGCAAGATCGCGGTGGGCAAGCGTTGCGGGCAGCGCTCGACGGCGCAGCACTTCATCAACAAGCAGATCGTCGATGCCGCGCGCGAGCATGGCGTCGTGGTGCGGTTGAAGGGCGGCGATCCGATGCTGTTCGGCCGCGCCGATGAAGAGATGCGCGCGCTCGAAGCGGCGGGCATCGAATATGAAGTCGTGCCGGGCATCACGGCGGCCTTGGCGAGCGCGGCGTCGCTGCGGCGTTCGTTGACGCTGCGTGGCGTGTCGCGCAGTGTGGCGCTCGCGACGCACAGCCGCGCGCCGGATTCCGCCGAGATTCGCGAGCAGGTGAACGCGGATTCGCTGGTGTTCTACATGGGCCGCGACAGCGCGCCCGAGATCGCGCAGCAACTGATCGACGCGGGCCGTCCGGGATCGACGCCTGTCGCGATTGTCGAAGCGTGTTCGACGCCGCGCGAACGCATGTTGACGCTGACGCTCGAAGGACTTGCCGCTGGCGATGCGCAATTGTGGCTCGACGCGTCGCAGCCTTCGCTGCTGATGATCGGCGACGCGTTTGCCGAGCGGGTCACGCAAAGCGAGCCTGAGTCAGCTGTGGAGCAAGGTCAGCCTGAGTTGCGCGTCGCTTAA
- a CDS encoding sirohydrochlorin chelatase, whose protein sequence is MGAHGIVLFAHGARDARWAEPFERLSARLAELRGASAGPVSLAFLELMTPDLPGAVAGQVAAGASVITVVPVFFGQGGHVRRDLPAILEQCRSANPSVEIRCATAVGEDADVIEAIAAYCLRQALV, encoded by the coding sequence ATGGGTGCTCATGGAATTGTGCTGTTCGCGCATGGGGCGAGGGACGCCCGATGGGCTGAGCCTTTTGAGCGGCTGTCCGCGCGTTTGGCGGAGTTGCGCGGTGCGTCGGCGGGGCCCGTTTCGCTCGCGTTTCTCGAACTGATGACGCCCGATTTGCCGGGGGCTGTGGCTGGTCAGGTCGCAGCAGGAGCTTCTGTTATCACCGTTGTGCCGGTTTTTTTTGGACAGGGCGGGCATGTTCGGCGAGATCTGCCGGCGATTCTTGAGCAATGCCGCAGCGCGAATCCTTCTGTTGAGATTCGGTGTGCTACTGCTGTTGGCGAGGACGCCGATGTGATTGAGGCGATTGCTGCGTATTGCCTGCGGCAGGCTTTGGTTTGA
- a CDS encoding phosphoadenylyl-sulfate reductase: protein MTSATGITAELQAKIERLDVLLDSIAQRHDKVKLASSLAAEDMLLTHAILSRGVKIGIFSLNTGRLHAETLGMIDRVRERYGYEIEQFHPLADSVDEYVAQHGLNAFYESIDLRKRCCEIRKVEPLNRALSEVGAWVTGQRREQSVTRAELHEEEQDHARNIGKYNPLADWTEADVWAYLKAFDVPVNPLHARGYPSIGCEPCTRAVRPGEDSRAGRWWWESRDTKECGLHITTIPVTVITENASPLH, encoded by the coding sequence ATGACGAGCGCAACGGGCATCACGGCTGAACTGCAAGCGAAGATCGAACGTCTGGACGTGCTGCTCGATTCGATCGCGCAGCGTCACGACAAGGTCAAGCTCGCGAGCAGCCTCGCGGCGGAAGACATGCTGCTCACGCACGCCATTCTGTCGCGCGGCGTGAAGATCGGCATTTTTTCGCTGAACACGGGCCGCCTGCATGCGGAAACGCTCGGCATGATCGACCGTGTGCGCGAGCGCTATGGCTACGAGATCGAGCAGTTTCATCCGCTGGCGGATTCCGTCGATGAATACGTCGCGCAGCACGGCCTGAATGCGTTCTACGAAAGCATCGATCTGCGCAAGCGCTGCTGCGAGATCCGCAAGGTCGAGCCGCTGAACCGGGCGTTGTCCGAAGTCGGCGCGTGGGTGACGGGCCAGCGTCGCGAGCAGTCGGTGACGCGCGCGGAACTGCACGAGGAAGAGCAGGATCACGCTCGCAATATCGGCAAGTACAACCCGCTCGCCGACTGGACGGAAGCCGATGTGTGGGCTTACCTGAAGGCGTTCGACGTGCCCGTGAATCCGCTGCATGCGCGTGGCTATCCGAGCATCGGCTGCGAGCCGTGTACGCGCGCCGTGCGCCCCGGCGAAGACAGCCGGGCAGGGCGCTGGTGGTGGGAGTCGCGCGATACGAAGGAATGCGGACTGCACATCACGACGATCCCCGTCACGGTGATCACAGAAAACGCGTCACCGCTCCACTGA